A part of Amycolatopsis lurida genomic DNA contains:
- a CDS encoding S1 family peptidase, whose protein sequence is MLKRVLVVLLAAMLLTPAGQATGAGDLVGGREADEPYPFIASLHSASGKAFCAGTLIAADWLVTAGHCVEGKNPANLSARIGSTDNTQGGEIAKLAEIVVNPSYNPEPEHAGGDLALVRLAAPVKAAPITIGAVVAPGTPTRLLGWGQMCPTSGCGKGPAKLQQLDTKIVEGVRCTAKFDGAVELCTDNPGGNTGSCYGDSGGPEIAKVDEKWMLLGVISRPGNADPVCATSPSIATSVVAYAQWIAEKITPPAA, encoded by the coding sequence GTGCTCAAGCGCGTGCTCGTGGTCCTGCTCGCGGCGATGCTCCTCACGCCGGCCGGGCAGGCCACGGGCGCGGGCGACCTCGTCGGCGGCAGAGAGGCCGACGAGCCGTATCCGTTCATCGCGTCCCTGCATTCGGCCTCCGGCAAGGCTTTCTGCGCCGGAACGCTGATCGCGGCGGACTGGCTGGTGACGGCCGGGCACTGTGTCGAGGGCAAGAACCCGGCGAACCTGAGCGCGCGGATCGGCAGTACCGACAACACCCAGGGCGGCGAAATCGCGAAGCTCGCCGAGATCGTCGTGAACCCGTCCTACAACCCCGAGCCCGAGCACGCGGGCGGTGATCTCGCCCTGGTGCGGCTGGCCGCCCCGGTGAAGGCGGCGCCGATCACGATCGGGGCCGTCGTGGCGCCCGGGACGCCGACGCGGCTGCTCGGCTGGGGCCAGATGTGCCCGACTTCGGGTTGTGGCAAGGGTCCGGCGAAGCTGCAGCAACTGGACACGAAGATCGTCGAAGGCGTGCGGTGCACCGCGAAGTTCGACGGTGCCGTCGAGTTGTGCACAGACAACCCCGGCGGGAACACGGGCTCGTGCTACGGCGATTCCGGCGGGCCGGAGATCGCCAAGGTCGACGAGAAGTGGATGCTGCTGGGCGTGATCAGCCGTCCGGGCAACGCGGATCCGGTGTGCGCGACTTCGCCGTCGATCGCGACTTCGGTGGTGGCGTACGCGCAGTGGATCGCGGAGAAGATCACGCCGCCCGCGGCGTGA
- a CDS encoding NAD(P)/FAD-dependent oxidoreductase — protein sequence MSESAGETSYDLVIIGAGPTGLFAAYYAGFRGLSMAVVDSLPEAGGQVTAMYPEKMIYDVGGFAEVRGRDLVRGLLDQAAPFEPAYLLGRKAEKLESVDGGVAITLDGGQTLRAGAVLITAGIGEFTPRPLPAGDGWLGRGMVHFVPALKAHEGQHVVVVGGGDSAFDWVLALHPVAASVTLVHRRAKFRAAESIVRQARELGVRIVTDAEVTRFFDRDGTLAEVEVQVKGAEPEVLRADTVVAALGFTADLGPIESWGLQIDHRAIAVDSTMATPRERVYAAGDVAAYPGKVKLIATGFGEAATAVNNIAVMLDPDAHLFPGHSSNAE from the coding sequence ATGAGCGAGTCCGCTGGGGAAACGTCGTACGACCTCGTCATCATCGGGGCCGGTCCGACGGGTCTGTTCGCCGCCTACTACGCGGGATTCCGCGGCCTTTCGATGGCCGTCGTGGATTCACTGCCGGAGGCGGGCGGACAGGTCACCGCGATGTATCCCGAAAAGATGATCTACGACGTCGGCGGGTTCGCCGAGGTCCGTGGCCGCGATCTGGTGCGGGGCCTGCTCGATCAGGCCGCGCCGTTCGAACCCGCGTATCTGCTCGGGCGCAAGGCCGAGAAACTCGAAAGCGTCGACGGCGGGGTCGCCATCACCCTCGACGGCGGGCAGACCCTGCGCGCCGGCGCGGTGCTGATCACCGCCGGGATCGGCGAATTCACCCCCCGGCCGCTGCCCGCCGGCGACGGCTGGCTCGGCCGCGGCATGGTCCATTTCGTGCCCGCGTTGAAAGCGCACGAAGGGCAGCACGTGGTCGTCGTCGGCGGCGGGGACTCGGCGTTCGACTGGGTGCTCGCGCTGCACCCGGTCGCCGCGAGCGTCACCCTCGTGCACCGTCGCGCGAAGTTCCGCGCGGCCGAGTCGATCGTGCGGCAGGCGCGGGAACTCGGCGTGCGGATCGTCACCGACGCCGAGGTCACCCGGTTCTTCGACCGCGACGGCACGCTGGCGGAGGTCGAGGTCCAGGTCAAGGGTGCCGAACCCGAGGTGCTGCGCGCCGACACGGTCGTCGCCGCGCTCGGTTTCACCGCGGATCTGGGGCCGATCGAAAGCTGGGGACTTCAGATCGACCACCGCGCGATCGCCGTCGACTCGACCATGGCGACGCCTCGGGAGCGGGTGTACGCGGCGGGCGACGTCGCGGCGTATCCGGGGAAGGTGAAGCTGATCGCGACCGGATTCGGGGAAGCGGCGACGGCGGTGAACAACATCGCGGTCATGCTGGACCCGGACGCGCATCTGTTCCCGGGGCACTCGAGCAACGCCGAGTAG
- a CDS encoding DUF6542 domain-containing protein produces the protein MTAIRDRQSDPDADDVPVAWDERPLVGARRGLPWWAAVLVGFGLAILGAFVDMMLQKDLGLLFKACYALGAVAAVVAVQRRGLFGPMVQPPLVLAVTVPGVILLTSDGSKGTDLLSRAFDVGTPLINGFPTMAITTGVTLAIGMFRIYRERDPDAPVKVKPGTKPERRDEGKSAARPAAAAVPGRGRPASRTGQTPPPPSRRGAPRDSAPRDGAPPRRRPVDDERRPRRDAEPGARKPPPPGRQPRRPRPEDGEPRRRDPRGESAPGAPRRRPPRADDPRRGGQPPRRRPWDDER, from the coding sequence GTGACCGCGATTCGCGATCGCCAGAGCGATCCTGATGCCGACGACGTCCCCGTTGCCTGGGACGAGCGTCCGCTCGTCGGCGCCAGGCGAGGGCTGCCCTGGTGGGCGGCCGTCCTGGTGGGCTTCGGGCTCGCCATCCTTGGCGCCTTCGTCGACATGATGCTGCAGAAGGACCTGGGCCTGCTGTTCAAGGCGTGCTACGCGCTCGGCGCGGTGGCCGCCGTGGTGGCCGTCCAGCGCCGCGGGCTGTTCGGCCCGATGGTGCAGCCGCCCCTGGTCCTCGCCGTGACCGTCCCGGGGGTCATCCTCCTGACCTCGGACGGCAGCAAGGGCACGGATCTGCTGTCGAGAGCCTTCGACGTCGGCACGCCGCTGATCAACGGCTTCCCGACGATGGCCATCACCACCGGCGTCACCTTGGCGATCGGCATGTTCCGGATCTACCGTGAGCGCGATCCCGACGCTCCGGTGAAGGTGAAGCCGGGTACCAAACCGGAACGTCGTGACGAGGGCAAATCCGCTGCCCGGCCCGCCGCGGCCGCCGTGCCGGGCCGTGGCCGTCCCGCGTCCCGGACCGGCCAGACCCCGCCTCCGCCTTCCCGCCGCGGCGCTCCGCGAGACAGCGCGCCGCGTGACGGTGCGCCGCCCCGCCGCCGCCCGGTCGACGACGAACGCCGCCCCCGCCGCGATGCCGAACCCGGCGCCCGTAAACCGCCGCCTCCGGGACGTCAGCCCCGGCGGCCGCGGCCGGAAGACGGCGAACCGCGCCGTCGCGATCCCCGTGGCGAAAGCGCCCCCGGTGCCCCGCGCCGCCGTCCGCCGCGCGCGGACGATCCACGCCGTGGCGGGCAGCCGCCGCGCCGCCGCCCGTGGGACGACGAGCGGTGA
- a CDS encoding 4-hydroxy-3-methylbut-2-enyl diphosphate reductase: MSSASPGITPAGSPTITESGVPAGGKRVLLAKPRGYCAGVDRAVIAVEKALELYGAPVYVRKEIVHNRHVVETLRDRGVIFVDETSEVPEGELVVFSAHGVSPAVHAEAAERNLRTIDATCPLVTKVHKEVNRFAKDDYDILLIGHEGHEEVEGTAGEAPDKVQLVDTAEDVDKVEVRDPSKVIWLSQTTLSVDETMERVDQLRDKFPGLADPPSDDICYATTNRQVAVKAMAAECDLVLVVGSTNSSNSKRLVEVALKAGARASHLVDFAHEVDEAWLEGVETVGVTSGASVPEVLVMDLLAWLAERGWDNVDEVTTANEKIAFALPHELRKAAKA, from the coding sequence ATGAGTTCTGCGAGTCCCGGAATCACGCCCGCCGGCAGTCCGACGATCACCGAGTCCGGTGTGCCGGCAGGTGGCAAACGTGTCCTGCTCGCCAAGCCACGCGGCTACTGCGCGGGTGTCGACCGCGCGGTCATCGCCGTCGAAAAGGCGCTCGAGCTCTACGGCGCACCGGTGTACGTGCGCAAGGAGATCGTGCACAACCGGCACGTCGTGGAGACCCTGCGCGACCGTGGCGTGATCTTCGTCGACGAAACCTCCGAGGTGCCCGAGGGCGAATTGGTGGTGTTCTCCGCGCACGGCGTCTCGCCCGCGGTGCACGCCGAGGCCGCCGAGCGCAACCTGCGGACCATCGACGCGACCTGCCCGCTCGTGACGAAGGTGCACAAGGAAGTCAACCGGTTCGCGAAGGACGACTACGACATCCTGCTGATCGGTCACGAAGGCCACGAAGAGGTCGAAGGCACGGCCGGCGAGGCGCCCGACAAGGTGCAGCTCGTCGACACCGCCGAGGACGTCGACAAGGTCGAGGTCCGCGACCCGTCGAAGGTCATCTGGCTGTCGCAGACCACCCTTTCGGTGGACGAGACCATGGAGCGCGTCGATCAGCTGCGGGACAAGTTCCCCGGCTTGGCCGACCCGCCCAGCGACGACATCTGCTACGCCACCACCAACCGCCAGGTCGCGGTCAAGGCCATGGCCGCCGAGTGCGACCTGGTCCTGGTGGTCGGCTCGACGAACTCGTCCAACTCGAAGCGGCTGGTCGAGGTCGCGCTGAAGGCGGGGGCGCGTGCGTCGCACCTGGTCGACTTCGCGCACGAAGTCGACGAAGCGTGGCTCGAAGGTGTCGAGACCGTCGGCGTCACCAGTGGCGCTTCGGTGCCGGAGGTGCTGGTCATGGACCTGTTGGCGTGGCTGGCCGAGCGTGGCTGGGACAACGTCGACGAGGTCACCACGGCCAACGAGAAGATCGCGTTCGCGCTGCCGCACGAGCTGCGCAAGGCCGCCAAGGCCTGA
- the rmuC gene encoding DNA recombination protein RmuC yields MATVITTAAVVLALLLLAAVALLWRLYNDGMRRADAAAKQVAAERAKADQQQLALRRYEVAFASISGRGELGEQVLLETARALGLREELHFTLQTDLAGGGAAKPDMVLRVGGGRTVPVDAKASMACWAEAVETDDPEERLDALRVHVRQLRSRAAELAGKGYQRWADAIYGTIMFVPSDAAVVAALDTDPELLRWMLDRRVFLCGPTGFAVLASAALFAATERALVEDVEQVRAGAAAAHRAAGNAVDALNLSSTHLQRFISARRRELEALESFRSTVSPLTDAAGSPAPVPLIRKADELPAS; encoded by the coding sequence GTGGCGACGGTGATCACCACCGCGGCCGTCGTGCTCGCGTTGCTGCTGCTCGCGGCCGTCGCGCTGTTGTGGCGGCTGTACAACGACGGAATGCGGCGGGCGGACGCGGCGGCGAAACAGGTCGCGGCCGAGCGGGCGAAGGCCGATCAGCAGCAGCTCGCGCTGCGCCGGTACGAGGTCGCGTTCGCCTCGATCAGCGGCCGGGGCGAGCTGGGCGAGCAGGTCCTCCTGGAGACCGCACGCGCGCTCGGGCTCCGCGAGGAGCTGCACTTCACGCTGCAGACGGACTTGGCGGGCGGCGGCGCCGCGAAACCGGACATGGTGCTGCGGGTCGGCGGCGGCCGGACCGTGCCGGTGGACGCGAAGGCGAGCATGGCCTGCTGGGCCGAGGCCGTCGAGACCGACGACCCCGAAGAACGGCTGGACGCGCTGCGCGTCCACGTCCGGCAGCTCCGTTCGCGGGCCGCCGAGCTGGCGGGCAAGGGCTATCAGCGCTGGGCCGACGCGATCTACGGGACGATCATGTTCGTCCCGTCCGACGCGGCCGTGGTCGCCGCGCTGGACACCGACCCGGAATTGCTGCGCTGGATGCTGGATCGGCGAGTCTTCCTCTGCGGGCCGACAGGGTTCGCCGTACTGGCCTCCGCCGCGTTGTTCGCCGCGACCGAACGGGCGCTGGTCGAGGACGTCGAGCAGGTCCGTGCGGGCGCCGCGGCCGCGCACCGGGCCGCGGGCAACGCGGTCGACGCGCTGAACCTGTCGAGCACCCACCTGCAGCGCTTCATCTCGGCCCGGCGGCGGGAACTGGAGGCGCTCGAGAGCTTCCGCAGCACGGTCTCGCCCCTGACCGACGCCGCGGGCAGCCCCGCGCCGGTCCCCCTGATCAGGAAGGCGGACGAGCTCCCGGCCTCGTGA
- a CDS encoding SRPBCC family protein — protein MSTVYETVSSVYRPGMTWTRTSREILPCPPSALWAPLADFTRWPDWDPDLAGLELHGPAAVGTTGFLVPNGFRGRVHSRVAEPFTITALTEHREIAFRQPIPLGAMDLVLTLTEVGGGTEFVQKVTMGGPLRSVMVAIIGGDVVKHFDVKCARLAELAAAQADRDA, from the coding sequence ATGTCCACAGTTTACGAGACTGTCAGTTCCGTATATCGTCCGGGTATGACCTGGACCAGAACCTCCCGCGAAATCCTCCCCTGCCCGCCGTCCGCGCTCTGGGCGCCGCTGGCCGACTTCACCCGGTGGCCCGACTGGGATCCCGACCTCGCCGGCCTCGAACTGCATGGCCCCGCGGCGGTGGGCACGACCGGTTTCCTCGTACCGAACGGATTCCGCGGCCGCGTGCACTCACGGGTCGCCGAGCCGTTCACGATCACGGCCCTGACCGAGCACCGCGAGATCGCCTTCCGCCAGCCGATTCCCTTGGGCGCCATGGATCTCGTGCTGACCTTGACCGAGGTCGGCGGCGGGACGGAATTCGTCCAGAAGGTCACCATGGGCGGGCCGCTGCGCTCGGTCATGGTCGCGATCATCGGCGGTGACGTCGTCAAGCACTTCGACGTCAAATGCGCGAGGCTCGCCGAGCTCGCGGCGGCGCAGGCCGATCGCGACGCCTGA
- the glpX gene encoding class II fructose-bisphosphatase, which translates to MPTPTSSASSSRRPEAPDRNLAMELVRVTEAAAMAAGRWVGRGDKIGGDGAAVDAMRQLVSTVSMRGVVVIGEGEKDEAPMLFNGEEVGNGDGPDCDVAVDPVDGTTLMAKGMPNALAVLAVAERGAMFDPSAVFYMEKLAVGPDAAGKVDLAAPIAENIRRVAKAKNSSVSDVTVCILDRPRHEKLIKEVREAGARIRFISDGDVAGAIAAARPSTGVDMLLGIGGTPEGIIAACAMKCLGGELQGRLWPKDDAEREKALAAGHDLDRVLGNDDLVRGDNVFFCATGVTDGDLLRGVHYRAGGATTQSIVMRSKSGTVRMIDGYHRLTKLRSYSSVNFDGHLDDSLEDDVVPPLP; encoded by the coding sequence ATGCCCACCCCCACCTCGTCCGCCAGCTCTTCTCGACGCCCTGAAGCGCCCGACCGCAACCTCGCGATGGAATTGGTCCGAGTGACCGAAGCCGCCGCGATGGCCGCGGGCCGCTGGGTGGGGCGCGGGGACAAGATCGGCGGGGACGGTGCCGCCGTGGACGCGATGCGCCAGCTGGTCTCGACCGTGTCGATGCGCGGTGTCGTCGTCATCGGCGAGGGCGAGAAGGACGAAGCCCCGATGCTGTTCAACGGGGAAGAGGTCGGCAACGGCGACGGGCCGGACTGCGATGTCGCGGTCGACCCGGTCGACGGGACGACCCTGATGGCCAAGGGCATGCCGAACGCGCTCGCCGTGCTCGCGGTCGCCGAACGCGGCGCGATGTTCGACCCGTCGGCGGTCTTCTACATGGAGAAGCTCGCCGTCGGCCCGGACGCCGCGGGCAAGGTCGACCTGGCCGCCCCGATCGCGGAGAACATCCGCCGGGTCGCGAAGGCCAAGAACTCCAGCGTCTCCGACGTCACCGTGTGCATCCTCGACCGGCCGCGGCACGAAAAGCTGATCAAGGAGGTCCGCGAGGCGGGCGCCCGGATCCGCTTCATCTCCGACGGCGACGTCGCGGGCGCGATCGCCGCGGCCCGGCCGAGCACCGGCGTCGACATGCTGCTCGGTATCGGCGGCACCCCCGAAGGCATCATCGCGGCCTGCGCGATGAAGTGCCTCGGCGGCGAACTGCAGGGCCGCCTGTGGCCGAAGGACGACGCGGAGCGCGAGAAGGCGCTGGCCGCGGGCCACGACCTCGACCGCGTGCTCGGCAACGACGACCTCGTCCGCGGTGACAACGTGTTCTTCTGCGCCACCGGCGTCACCGACGGCGACCTGCTGCGCGGCGTGCACTACCGCGCGGGCGGCGCGACGACCCAGTCGATCGTGATGCGGTCGAAGTCCGGCACGGTCCGGATGATCGACGGCTACCACCGGCTGACCAAGCTCCGCTCGTACTCGTCCGTCAACTTCGACGGCCACCTCGACGATTCGCTGGAAGACGACGTAGTTCCCCCGCTCCCCTAA
- the xseA gene encoding exodeoxyribonuclease VII large subunit: MSAEPTSAAAGPSTTAENPWPVRTVARKVGEWINRLGAVWVEGQVTQISARQGTNTAFLTLRDPSADVSMSVTCPIGLLRTIEPPLREGASVVVHAKPTFFMNRGSLSLRANEIRAVGIGELLARIERLRRLLAAEGLFAPERKRKIPFLPRGIGLITGRASAAERDVLVNAQSRWPHVAFKVINTAVQGSLAVPQILQALSKLDRDPDVDVIVIARGGGSVEDLLPFSDEALCRAVSAAGTPVVSAIGHEPDTPLLDHVADLRCSTPTDASKRIVPDVREETQRVHQMRDRGRRALHGWVDTQVRLLNQMRSRPVLADPLGPIQRRSDDVEIHRERGRRAMLTLLAKDQAEIASARARLTALGPAATLERGYAVVQYTDAEGNLQVLRSVSEVADGAKLRVRVVDGALGAVVSGTPEEER, translated from the coding sequence GTGAGCGCCGAACCCACCTCCGCGGCGGCGGGTCCGTCCACCACCGCCGAAAACCCGTGGCCGGTCCGCACGGTCGCCCGCAAGGTCGGCGAGTGGATCAACCGGCTCGGCGCGGTCTGGGTCGAAGGTCAGGTCACGCAGATCTCGGCCCGGCAGGGCACCAACACCGCGTTCCTGACGCTGCGTGACCCGTCGGCGGACGTCTCGATGTCGGTGACCTGCCCGATAGGCTTGCTGCGCACGATCGAACCTCCGTTGCGTGAGGGCGCCAGTGTCGTGGTGCACGCGAAGCCGACGTTCTTCATGAACCGCGGCTCGCTGAGCCTGCGCGCCAACGAGATCCGCGCGGTCGGCATCGGCGAACTGCTCGCCCGGATCGAGCGGCTGCGGCGGCTGCTGGCCGCCGAGGGCCTGTTCGCGCCGGAGCGCAAACGCAAGATCCCGTTCCTGCCCAGGGGAATCGGACTGATCACCGGACGCGCGTCCGCCGCCGAACGCGACGTGCTGGTGAACGCGCAGTCCCGCTGGCCGCATGTCGCGTTCAAGGTGATCAACACCGCCGTGCAGGGTTCGCTGGCCGTCCCGCAGATCCTCCAGGCACTGTCCAAACTGGACCGTGACCCGGACGTCGACGTCATCGTGATCGCGCGCGGCGGCGGCAGCGTGGAAGACCTGCTGCCGTTCTCCGACGAAGCGCTGTGCCGCGCCGTGTCCGCGGCCGGGACACCGGTGGTCAGCGCCATCGGGCACGAGCCGGACACCCCGCTGCTCGACCACGTCGCCGATCTCCGCTGTTCGACGCCGACCGACGCCAGCAAGCGGATCGTGCCCGACGTGCGCGAGGAGACCCAGCGCGTCCACCAGATGCGTGATCGCGGCCGCCGCGCGCTGCACGGCTGGGTGGACACCCAGGTCAGACTGCTGAACCAGATGCGCAGCCGCCCCGTGCTCGCCGACCCGCTCGGCCCGATCCAGCGGCGCTCGGACGACGTCGAGATCCACCGCGAACGCGGGCGGCGCGCGATGCTCACCCTGCTCGCGAAGGACCAGGCCGAGATCGCCAGCGCCCGCGCGCGGTTGACCGCGCTCGGCCCGGCGGCGACCCTCGAACGCGGCTACGCCGTGGTGCAGTACACCGACGCGGAAGGCAACCTCCAGGTACTCCGGTCCGTCTCCGAAGTCGCGGACGGCGCGAAACTGCGCGTCCGCGTGGTCGACGGCGCGCTCGGCGCCGTCGTGTCGGGCACGCCGGAGGAGGAGCGTTGA
- a CDS encoding class II fumarate hydratase, with the protein MAEQEYRIEHDTMGEVRVPVDALYRAQTQRAVENFPISGRGLERAQIRALGLLKAAAARVNARLGVLDAEVAEAIAKAADEVAEGKHDAHFPIDVFQTGSGTSSNMNANEVIATLASKALGRDVHPNDHVNASQSSNDTFPTTIHVAATEAVLSDVIPALEYLAAAIETRAGEWADIVKSGRTHLMDAVPITFGQEAGAWASQVRFGVERLKSGLPRLGELPIGGTAVGSGLNAPEGFGAAVSQELASVTGLPLTEARDHFEAQATQDSVVETSGHLRTVAVSLNKIANDLRWLGSGPRTGLAELALPDLQPGSSIMPGKVNPVIPEATLQVVAQVIGNDAAVAFAGAAGNFQLNVNLPVIARNVLESARLLAAVSRLLADKVFAGVTVNADRAREYAEGSPSIVTPLNKYIGYEEAAAIAKQALKELKTIREVVIERGHVANGKLTEAQLDEALDVLRMARGGR; encoded by the coding sequence ATGGCTGAACAGGAATACCGGATCGAACACGACACCATGGGCGAGGTGCGCGTCCCCGTCGACGCCCTCTACCGCGCGCAGACACAGCGCGCCGTCGAGAACTTCCCGATTTCCGGCCGGGGCCTGGAACGCGCCCAGATCCGCGCGCTCGGCCTGCTGAAGGCCGCCGCGGCACGGGTCAACGCGCGGCTCGGCGTGCTGGACGCCGAGGTCGCCGAGGCCATCGCGAAGGCCGCGGACGAGGTCGCCGAAGGCAAGCACGACGCGCACTTCCCGATCGACGTGTTCCAGACGGGTTCCGGGACCTCGTCGAACATGAACGCCAACGAGGTCATCGCCACGCTCGCGTCGAAGGCCCTTGGCCGCGACGTGCACCCGAACGACCACGTCAACGCCTCGCAGTCCTCGAACGACACCTTCCCGACGACGATCCACGTCGCCGCGACGGAAGCCGTCCTGTCCGACGTGATCCCGGCGCTGGAGTACCTGGCCGCCGCGATCGAGACGCGGGCGGGCGAATGGGCGGACATCGTGAAGTCGGGCCGCACACACCTGATGGACGCCGTGCCGATCACCTTCGGCCAGGAGGCGGGCGCCTGGGCGTCGCAGGTCCGGTTCGGGGTCGAGCGGCTGAAATCGGGCCTGCCGCGGCTCGGTGAACTGCCGATCGGCGGGACCGCGGTCGGTTCCGGGCTGAACGCGCCCGAGGGCTTCGGCGCGGCGGTCTCGCAGGAGCTGGCTTCGGTGACCGGTCTCCCGCTGACGGAGGCGCGCGACCACTTCGAGGCGCAGGCGACGCAGGACAGCGTCGTCGAGACGTCCGGGCATCTGCGCACGGTCGCGGTGTCGCTGAACAAGATCGCGAACGACCTGCGCTGGCTGGGTTCCGGGCCGCGCACCGGGCTCGCCGAGCTGGCGCTGCCGGATCTCCAGCCGGGTTCGTCGATCATGCCGGGCAAGGTGAACCCGGTGATCCCGGAGGCGACGCTGCAAGTGGTCGCCCAGGTGATCGGCAACGACGCCGCGGTGGCCTTCGCGGGCGCGGCTGGCAACTTCCAGCTCAACGTGAACCTGCCGGTGATCGCGCGCAACGTGCTCGAATCGGCGCGGCTGCTCGCGGCCGTCTCGCGGCTGCTGGCGGACAAGGTGTTCGCGGGCGTGACGGTGAACGCGGACCGCGCGCGCGAGTACGCCGAAGGCTCGCCGTCGATCGTGACTCCGCTGAACAAGTACATCGGCTACGAAGAGGCCGCCGCGATCGCGAAGCAGGCGCTCAAAGAGCTGAAGACGATCCGCGAGGTCGTGATCGAACGCGGTCACGTCGCGAACGGCAAGCTCACCGAAGCCCAGCTGGACGAGGCTCTCGACGTACTCCGCATGGCGCGCGGAGGCCGCTAA
- a CDS encoding TetR/AcrR family transcriptional regulator → MARGRPREEGIDDAVREAVRALLTETGYQRCTIDAVAARAGVGKAAVYRRWRSKAELVFAAVVHPVELEPPSDTGSLRGDVAAVLTVIQSSLDSTELRQALPSLLADVRADPALETRFGEVFLGRERGYLVQMLDRAVARGELSRRPDPALVHAILLGPVLTWLHLFTETPPSGGLAASLASPLHAAVVALGA, encoded by the coding sequence ATGGCGAGAGGCAGGCCGAGGGAAGAAGGAATCGACGACGCGGTCCGCGAGGCCGTGCGGGCGTTGCTGACCGAAACCGGTTACCAGCGCTGCACGATCGACGCGGTCGCGGCGCGGGCGGGCGTCGGCAAGGCGGCGGTGTACCGGCGGTGGCGGTCCAAGGCGGAACTCGTGTTCGCCGCGGTGGTCCATCCCGTCGAGCTCGAACCGCCGTCGGACACCGGCTCGCTGCGGGGCGACGTGGCCGCGGTCCTCACGGTGATCCAGTCCTCTTTGGACAGTACGGAGCTCCGGCAGGCGCTGCCTTCGCTGCTCGCCGACGTCCGGGCGGATCCGGCGCTCGAAACGCGGTTCGGCGAGGTGTTCCTCGGCCGTGAACGCGGCTATCTGGTCCAGATGCTGGATCGAGCCGTCGCGAGAGGGGAACTCTCGCGACGGCCCGATCCGGCTCTCGTGCACGCGATCCTGCTCGGCCCGGTGCTGACATGGCTGCACCTGTTCACCGAGACACCGCCTTCCGGTGGGCTAGCGGCTTCGCTCGCCTCACCGCTCCATGCGGCTGTGGTCGCTCTCGGCGCTTAG
- a CDS encoding exodeoxyribonuclease VII small subunit, whose translation MSETAELGYEQARDRLVEVVRELEAGGLSLEQSLALWEKGEQLAKVCEHHLEGARERIEAALSSVEDATDNGQ comes from the coding sequence GTGAGCGAGACCGCCGAACTCGGCTACGAACAGGCCCGCGACAGGCTCGTCGAGGTCGTCCGCGAGCTCGAAGCGGGCGGGCTGTCCCTGGAACAGTCGCTCGCCCTGTGGGAGAAGGGCGAGCAGCTGGCGAAGGTCTGCGAACACCACCTCGAAGGCGCGCGGGAGCGGATCGAGGCCGCGCTGTCTTCGGTCGAAGACGCGACTGACAACGGTCAGTGA
- a CDS encoding lipid droplet-associated protein: MKPLPLPLRVAAGLAVTTAERVRELPQQLTGLPVTVVSQVLQFSMRVQQHVTELAIKGDDVLSGLRPVEDTPSWATFDEDLPPDVGERRYERDSCVVPLREDPEVPEPRAETNGRLHDLEALTEDPWAEEERALAEDHADGEFDSSAALVDAKPAGLDDYDTLTLPQLRARLRRFDLAQLEELLAYERANADRPSFVGMLARRIGNVKKADGDGDSAEGQ, from the coding sequence ATGAAGCCTCTCCCGCTCCCCCTCAGGGTCGCCGCGGGCCTCGCCGTCACCACCGCCGAGCGGGTTCGCGAACTCCCCCAGCAGCTCACCGGGCTCCCCGTCACGGTGGTCAGCCAGGTGCTCCAGTTCTCCATGCGCGTCCAGCAGCACGTCACCGAACTCGCGATCAAGGGCGACGACGTGCTGTCGGGCCTCCGCCCGGTCGAGGACACGCCCAGCTGGGCCACCTTCGACGAGGATCTCCCGCCGGACGTCGGCGAACGCCGCTACGAACGCGACTCGTGCGTCGTCCCGCTGAGGGAAGACCCCGAAGTGCCCGAGCCGCGCGCCGAGACGAACGGGCGCCTGCACGACCTCGAAGCCCTCACCGAGGACCCGTGGGCCGAGGAGGAGCGCGCGCTCGCCGAGGACCACGCCGACGGCGAGTTCGACAGTTCCGCGGCACTCGTCGATGCGAAGCCCGCCGGGCTGGACGACTACGACACGCTCACCCTGCCGCAGCTGCGCGCCCGCCTGCGCCGGTTCGACCTCGCGCAGCTGGAAGAGCTGCTGGCCTACGAACGCGCGAACGCCGACAGGCCGTCGTTCGTCGGCATGCTCGCGCGCCGCATCGGGAACGTGAAGAAGGCCGACGGCGACGGCGACAGCGCGGAAGGCCAGTGA